The Methylomicrobium lacus LW14 genome window below encodes:
- the grpE gene encoding nucleotide exchange factor GrpE: MSKDQENTEAQVQTEATENTENQAAPETEAPDLELAEKEPTVEALQAKLAEAEKKAQENWDKAVRTVAEMDNLRKRTQRDLESAHKFALENFAKALLPVLDSLVLGLQAATGDSPEVQKFREGSELTLKQFEAAFDKFHIEAIDPLGQPFNAEQHQAMMVQEIEGAAPNSVVNVFQKGYSLNGRLLRPAMVVVAKAPQKPETTPPIIDEQA; encoded by the coding sequence ATGAGTAAAGATCAGGAAAACACCGAAGCCCAGGTACAGACCGAGGCGACGGAAAACACCGAAAATCAGGCTGCGCCGGAAACCGAAGCGCCGGACCTCGAACTGGCCGAAAAGGAGCCGACGGTAGAAGCCTTGCAGGCCAAACTGGCCGAGGCCGAGAAGAAGGCGCAGGAAAACTGGGACAAGGCGGTCAGAACGGTCGCCGAAATGGATAACCTGCGTAAAAGAACGCAGCGCGACCTCGAAAGCGCGCACAAATTTGCGCTGGAAAATTTCGCGAAAGCCCTGTTGCCGGTGCTGGACAGCCTGGTGTTGGGCCTTCAAGCTGCGACCGGCGACAGCCCGGAAGTGCAAAAATTCCGCGAAGGCAGCGAACTGACCTTGAAGCAGTTCGAAGCGGCATTCGACAAATTCCACATCGAAGCGATCGACCCGCTCGGCCAGCCTTTCAACGCCGAACAGCATCAGGCGATGATGGTACAGGAAATCGAAGGCGCCGCGCCGAATTCGGTCGTGAACGTCTTCCAAAAAGGCTATAGCTTGAACGGACGCCTGCTGCGGCCGGCAATGGTGGTGGTCGCAAAAGCGCCGCAAAAACCGGAAACAACGCCCCCGATTATCGACGAACAGGCTTGA
- the dnaK gene encoding molecular chaperone DnaK codes for MEHSMAKIIGIDLGTTNSCVAVLENGVAKVIENSEGARTTPSIIAFTSDDEVLVGQSAKRQAVTNPKNTLFAIKRLIGRRFKDDVVQKDIKMVPYKIAEAENGDAWVEVHGKKMAAPEISARVLMKLKKDAEAYLGEEVKEAVITVPAYFNDSQRQATKDAGRIAGLEVKRIINEPTASALAFGMDKPKGDTKIAVYDLGGGTFDISIIEIAEIEGEHQFEVLSTNGDTFLGGEDFDARIIEYLASEFKKESGVDVHNDPLALQRLKEAAEKAKIELSSAQQTDVNLPYITADASGPKHLNVKLTRAKLESLVEELINRTKGPCEVALKDAGLKASEIDDVILVGGQTRMPKVQDMVKAIFGKEPRKDVNPDEAVALGAAIQAGVLGGEVKDVLLLDVIPLSLGIETLGGVMTKLIEKNTTIPTNASQVFSTADDSQTAVTVHVLQGEREVAAANKSLGRFDLSDIPPAPRGIPQIEVSFDIDANGILNVSAKDKATGKKQSIVIKASSGLSDAEVDRMIKDAEAHAEEDRKLTELVGARNHADGLIHATEKSIKELGDQVGGDEKAAIEKAIEALKQACKGDSKSEIESKTNDLTELSGKMAERVYAQKSASEGGEQAGAHSASSHADDGVVDAEFEEVKDDKKG; via the coding sequence CTGGAGCATTCAATGGCTAAAATTATCGGCATAGATTTAGGCACGACCAACTCTTGCGTCGCGGTCCTCGAAAACGGCGTCGCGAAAGTGATCGAAAACAGCGAAGGCGCGCGCACCACGCCGTCGATCATCGCGTTCACCAGTGACGACGAAGTCTTGGTCGGCCAATCGGCCAAACGGCAGGCGGTCACCAATCCGAAGAATACCCTGTTCGCGATCAAACGTCTGATCGGCCGCCGTTTCAAGGACGATGTCGTACAAAAAGACATCAAGATGGTGCCGTATAAGATCGCCGAAGCCGAAAACGGCGACGCCTGGGTCGAAGTGCACGGCAAGAAAATGGCGGCGCCGGAAATCTCCGCCCGCGTATTGATGAAGCTGAAAAAAGACGCCGAAGCCTATTTGGGCGAAGAAGTCAAAGAAGCGGTGATCACCGTGCCGGCTTACTTCAACGACTCCCAACGTCAGGCGACCAAGGACGCCGGCCGTATCGCGGGCCTCGAAGTCAAGCGGATCATCAACGAGCCGACCGCATCGGCGCTGGCTTTCGGCATGGACAAGCCGAAAGGCGACACCAAGATCGCGGTCTATGACCTCGGCGGCGGTACCTTCGATATCTCGATCATCGAAATCGCCGAAATCGAAGGCGAGCACCAGTTCGAAGTGTTGTCGACCAACGGCGACACCTTCCTCGGCGGCGAAGACTTCGACGCGCGCATCATCGAATATCTGGCGTCCGAATTCAAAAAGGAAAGCGGCGTCGATGTGCATAACGACCCGCTGGCGCTGCAACGTCTGAAAGAAGCGGCCGAAAAAGCCAAGATCGAGCTGTCTTCAGCCCAGCAAACCGACGTGAACCTGCCGTACATTACGGCCGATGCGAGCGGTCCGAAACACTTGAACGTTAAACTGACCCGCGCGAAACTGGAGTCACTGGTCGAGGAATTGATCAATCGCACCAAAGGCCCCTGCGAAGTTGCGCTAAAAGACGCCGGTTTGAAAGCCTCCGAGATCGACGACGTGATTCTGGTCGGCGGCCAAACCCGGATGCCGAAGGTGCAGGACATGGTCAAAGCCATTTTCGGCAAGGAACCGCGTAAAGACGTGAACCCTGACGAAGCGGTCGCGCTCGGCGCGGCGATCCAGGCCGGCGTTCTCGGCGGCGAAGTCAAGGACGTGCTGCTGCTCGACGTAATTCCATTGTCCCTGGGCATCGAAACCCTGGGCGGCGTGATGACCAAGCTGATCGAGAAGAACACCACGATTCCGACCAATGCATCGCAGGTGTTCTCGACCGCCGACGACAGCCAAACCGCGGTCACCGTGCATGTGTTGCAGGGCGAGCGTGAAGTCGCTGCCGCGAACAAATCGCTGGGCCGTTTCGACCTGAGCGACATTCCGCCTGCGCCGCGCGGCATTCCGCAAATCGAAGTGTCGTTCGACATCGATGCGAACGGTATCCTGAACGTATCGGCGAAAGACAAGGCGACCGGCAAGAAGCAATCGATCGTTATCAAGGCTTCCAGCGGTCTGTCCGACGCCGAAGTCGACCGCATGATCAAGGACGCCGAAGCACATGCGGAAGAAGATCGCAAACTGACCGAACTGGTCGGCGCGCGCAACCATGCGGACGGCCTGATCCATGCGACCGAAAAGTCGATCAAGGAACTGGGCGATCAGGTCGGCGGCGACGAAAAAGCCGCGATCGAAAAAGCGATCGAAGCACTGAAACAAGCTTGCAAAGGCGATAGCAAGTCCGAAATCGAAAGCAAGACCAACGACCTGACCGAACTTTCGGGCAAGATGGCCGAACGCGTGTATGCGCAAAAGTCGGCGTCCGAAGGCGGCGAGCAAGCCGGTGCGCATTCCGCCTCAAGCCATGCCGATGACGGTGTGGTCGATGCCGAATTTGAAGAAGTCAAGGACGACAAGAAAGGCTAA
- the hrcA gene encoding heat-inducible transcriptional repressor HrcA, which yields MSHPHLLNERSLQLLKTLIERYISDGQPVGSRVLSKDSDLKLSPATIRNVMADLEDLGLIHSPHTSAGRVPTVSGYRLFVDSLLTVKPLELREVNRLQESLSAIGDQSQALGTASRLLSELTQMAGVVTLPKREILFLRHIEFLPLSHSRVLVIFVTNEQEVHNKIIHTSRLFSPAELQQAANYLNSIYSGRSLSSVRDAVLQELQDDREQMNQLMLDAIRMAQLAFEPDDKKEDFVLSGETNLMGFSELSDRDRLRTLFEAFSQKQGVIHLLDQCMKADGVQIFIGEESGYQAFDHCSLVTSSYSVSDEVVGVLGVIGPTRMAYEKIIPYVDVTAKLLGAALNPKSASPS from the coding sequence GTGAGTCATCCGCATCTATTAAATGAACGCTCGCTGCAGTTATTGAAGACGCTGATCGAGCGTTATATCAGCGACGGGCAGCCGGTCGGGTCGCGCGTGCTGTCGAAAGATTCCGATTTGAAGCTGAGCCCGGCCACGATTCGCAACGTGATGGCCGATCTCGAAGACCTGGGTCTGATCCATTCGCCGCATACGTCCGCGGGCCGGGTGCCGACGGTCAGCGGTTACCGGTTGTTCGTCGACAGCTTGTTGACGGTCAAGCCGCTCGAACTGCGCGAAGTGAACCGCCTGCAGGAAAGCCTGTCCGCGATCGGCGATCAGAGCCAGGCGCTCGGCACGGCTTCGCGGCTGCTCTCCGAACTGACCCAGATGGCCGGCGTCGTGACTCTGCCGAAGCGTGAAATATTGTTCCTGCGCCATATCGAATTCCTGCCGTTGTCGCATTCGCGCGTGCTGGTGATTTTCGTGACCAATGAACAGGAAGTGCATAACAAGATCATTCATACCTCGCGCCTGTTCAGCCCCGCCGAATTGCAGCAGGCGGCCAATTATCTGAATTCGATCTATTCGGGACGGAGCCTCTCGTCGGTACGCGATGCGGTGCTGCAAGAATTGCAGGACGACCGCGAACAGATGAATCAACTGATGCTCGATGCGATCCGGATGGCGCAACTGGCATTCGAACCGGACGACAAGAAAGAAGATTTCGTGCTGAGCGGCGAAACCAATCTGATGGGATTTTCCGAATTGTCCGACCGCGACCGCCTCCGCACCCTGTTCGAGGCGTTCAGCCAGAAACAGGGCGTGATCCATCTGCTCGATCAATGCATGAAGGCCGACGGCGTGCAGATCTTCATCGGCGAGGAATCCGGCTATCAGGCCTTCGATCATTGCAGCCTGGTCACTTCGTCCTATTCGGTCAGCGATGAAGTGGTCGGCGTGCTGGGCGTGATCGGGCCGACCCGGATGGCGTATGAAAAAATCATTCCGTATGTCGATGTGACCGCAAAATTGTTGGGCGCCGCCTTGAATCCGAAATCCGCATCCCCATCATAA